From the genome of Streptomyces sp. V1I1, one region includes:
- a CDS encoding chitinase, whose amino-acid sequence MDRTRLLAALSAAALAISGLVATATSAGAADTELARNGGFEAGLDGWSCTSGSGVVVNSPAHGGSSALKATPAGSDNAKCSQTVTVKPNSDYTLSGWVQGSYFYLGASGTGTTDVSTWTASAPSWQRLSTTFRTGAATTSVTIYTHGWYGTPSYYADDLSLLGPGGDPVQIPAAPTGLTAGSPGSTSVPLSWSPSSGATSYHVYRGGTKVQTVSGTSATVTGLAPSTSYSFQVSAANTAGESAKSAAVTATTTSGGGGSGGELPAHALVGYLHASFANGSGYTRMVDVPDSWDVINLAFGEPTSVTSGDIRFSLCPASECPNVESTADFKAAIKAKQAAGKKVLISIGGANGQVQLSTTAARDTFVSSVSKIIDEYGLDGLDIDFEGHSLSLNTGDTDFRSPTSPVIVNLISAIKTLKAKYGSDFVLTMAPETFFVQLGYQYYGSGPWGGQDPRAGAYLPVIHALRDDLTLLHVQDYNSGSIMGLDNQYHSMGGADFHIAMTDMLLTGFPVAGDTTKVFPALRPGQVAIGLPASTQAGNGHTTPAEVNKALDCLTKKVSCGSYQTHGTWPSLRGLMTWSINWDRFNQWEFSKNFDAYGWS is encoded by the coding sequence GCACCAGACTTTTGGCCGCCCTGTCGGCGGCCGCCCTCGCCATCAGCGGACTTGTCGCCACGGCGACCTCCGCCGGAGCGGCCGACACCGAACTCGCCCGCAATGGCGGCTTCGAGGCGGGCCTGGACGGCTGGAGCTGTACGTCGGGCAGCGGCGTCGTCGTCAACTCGCCGGCCCACGGCGGAAGTTCCGCGCTCAAGGCAACGCCTGCGGGCAGCGACAACGCCAAGTGCAGCCAGACGGTGACGGTCAAGCCCAACTCCGACTACACGCTGAGCGGCTGGGTCCAGGGCAGCTATTTCTACCTGGGCGCATCGGGCACCGGCACCACCGACGTCTCCACCTGGACGGCGTCCGCGCCGAGCTGGCAGCGGCTGAGCACGACCTTCCGCACGGGCGCGGCCACCACCTCGGTAACGATCTACACCCACGGCTGGTACGGCACACCCAGCTACTACGCCGACGACCTCTCCCTGCTCGGCCCCGGCGGCGACCCGGTCCAGATCCCGGCCGCCCCCACCGGCCTCACAGCGGGGTCCCCCGGCTCCACCTCGGTCCCGCTCAGCTGGTCCCCGTCCTCCGGCGCCACCAGCTACCACGTCTACCGGGGCGGCACCAAGGTCCAAACGGTGAGCGGGACTTCGGCCACCGTCACCGGACTGGCCCCCTCCACCTCGTACAGCTTCCAGGTCTCGGCGGCCAACACGGCGGGCGAGTCCGCGAAGTCGGCGGCGGTCACCGCGACCACCACCTCGGGCGGCGGCGGCAGCGGCGGCGAGCTGCCCGCCCACGCCCTCGTCGGCTATCTGCACGCCAGCTTCGCCAACGGCTCCGGCTACACGCGCATGGTCGACGTCCCCGACTCCTGGGACGTCATCAACCTCGCCTTCGGCGAACCGACCTCGGTCACCTCCGGCGACATCCGCTTCAGCCTCTGCCCGGCGTCCGAGTGCCCGAACGTCGAATCGACCGCCGACTTCAAGGCCGCCATCAAGGCCAAGCAGGCGGCCGGCAAGAAGGTCCTGATCTCCATCGGCGGCGCCAACGGCCAGGTCCAGCTCTCCACCACGGCCGCCCGTGACACCTTCGTCTCCTCGGTCTCGAAGATCATCGACGAGTACGGTCTCGACGGCCTGGACATCGATTTCGAGGGCCACTCGCTCTCCCTGAACACCGGCGACACGGACTTCCGCTCCCCGACCTCACCGGTGATCGTCAACCTGATCTCGGCGATCAAGACCCTCAAGGCGAAGTACGGCTCCGACTTCGTGCTCACCATGGCCCCGGAGACGTTCTTCGTGCAGCTCGGCTACCAGTACTACGGCTCGGGCCCCTGGGGCGGCCAGGACCCGCGGGCCGGGGCGTACCTCCCGGTCATCCACGCCCTGCGCGACGACCTCACCCTGCTGCACGTCCAGGACTACAACTCGGGCTCGATCATGGGCCTGGACAACCAGTACCACTCCATGGGTGGCGCGGACTTCCACATCGCCATGACCGACATGCTGCTGACCGGCTTCCCGGTCGCCGGCGACACCACCAAGGTCTTCCCCGCCCTGCGCCCCGGGCAGGTCGCCATCGGCCTGCCCGCATCCACCCAGGCGGGCAACGGCCACACCACGCCGGCGGAGGTGAACAAGGCACTGGACTGCCTGACGAAGAAGGTGAGCTGCGGCTCGTACCAGACCCACGGCACCTGGCCGTCCCTGCGTGGCCTGATGACCTGGTCGATCAACTGGGACCGGTTCAACCAGTGGGAGTTCTCGAAGAACTTCGACGCCTACGGATGGAGTTGA
- a CDS encoding PucR family transcriptional regulator: protein MPPTLASLVQHSALKLTVRAGEDRLETPVRWAHVSELADPVPYMEGGELLLVTAMTLDAEDREAMRRYVRRLVGAGVVGLGFAVGVYYEDIPDALVEAAKEEDLPLLAVPRKTPFLAISKAVSAAIAADQYRAVTAGFEAQRELTRAALAEGPGGVVARLAAHVNGWAALYDASGAVVAAAPEWATRRAARLTADVERLRERSAPASAVVGDTDDDRVELQSLGSGRRVRGALAVGTGAPLGTAERYAVHSAVALLTLSTERSRSLQEAEQRLGAAVLRMLLSGQQDHARAVAGDLYGGLLDAPFRLLIAEPAGEPDPAAEHPLQAFAESLESAAARAGEPLLDVPYMDDRLVVLAADGGAVVAACTAAYADKEAEDAEVVVGLSAPTGPIAAAGAYKQAEQALSVARRRGRALVEHEELAAGSVLPLLADDAVRAFADGMLRALYEHDATGRGDLVASLRAWLSRHGQWDAAAADLGVHRHTLRYRMRRVEEILGRSLDDPDVRMELWLALKTTSAAASDQGT, encoded by the coding sequence ATGCCGCCCACGCTCGCCTCGCTCGTCCAGCACTCGGCGCTCAAACTCACCGTGCGCGCCGGGGAGGACCGGCTCGAGACGCCCGTGCGCTGGGCGCATGTCAGCGAACTCGCCGACCCCGTGCCGTACATGGAGGGCGGCGAGCTGCTGCTCGTCACGGCGATGACCCTGGACGCCGAGGACCGCGAGGCGATGCGCCGCTATGTGCGCAGGCTCGTGGGCGCGGGCGTCGTCGGGCTCGGCTTCGCGGTCGGCGTGTACTACGAGGACATCCCGGACGCGCTCGTCGAGGCGGCGAAGGAGGAGGACCTTCCGCTCCTCGCCGTACCGCGCAAGACCCCCTTCCTCGCCATCAGCAAGGCGGTCTCCGCCGCGATCGCCGCCGACCAGTACCGCGCGGTGACGGCCGGTTTCGAGGCACAGCGAGAGCTGACGCGGGCCGCGCTCGCCGAGGGCCCCGGCGGCGTCGTCGCCCGCCTCGCCGCGCATGTCAACGGCTGGGCCGCGCTGTACGACGCGTCCGGCGCCGTCGTCGCGGCAGCGCCCGAATGGGCCACACGGCGGGCCGCCCGGCTCACCGCCGACGTGGAGCGGCTGCGTGAGCGGTCCGCGCCCGCGAGCGCGGTGGTCGGTGACACCGACGACGACCGGGTCGAACTGCAGTCGCTGGGCAGCGGGCGGCGGGTGCGCGGCGCGCTGGCCGTCGGCACCGGAGCGCCGCTGGGTACCGCCGAGCGGTACGCCGTGCACTCCGCCGTCGCCCTGCTGACCCTCTCCACGGAGCGCTCCCGCTCGCTCCAGGAGGCGGAACAGCGGCTCGGCGCGGCGGTGCTGCGCATGCTGCTTTCCGGCCAGCAGGACCATGCGCGCGCGGTCGCCGGAGACCTCTACGGCGGGCTGCTCGACGCCCCCTTCCGGCTCCTGATCGCCGAGCCCGCGGGTGAGCCGGACCCGGCCGCCGAGCACCCGCTCCAGGCATTCGCCGAATCGCTGGAGTCGGCTGCGGCCAGGGCGGGCGAGCCGCTGCTCGACGTGCCGTACATGGACGACCGGCTGGTGGTGCTGGCCGCGGACGGCGGTGCGGTCGTAGCGGCCTGCACGGCGGCGTACGCGGACAAAGAGGCCGAGGACGCCGAGGTGGTGGTCGGACTCTCCGCGCCGACCGGGCCGATAGCTGCCGCGGGCGCGTACAAACAGGCCGAACAGGCGCTCTCGGTCGCCCGGCGGCGCGGACGCGCGCTCGTCGAGCACGAAGAACTCGCCGCCGGATCGGTCCTCCCGCTGCTCGCCGACGACGCGGTGCGCGCCTTCGCCGACGGCATGCTGCGCGCGCTGTACGAACACGACGCGACCGGCCGCGGCGACCTGGTCGCCTCCCTGCGCGCCTGGCTCTCGCGCCACGGCCAGTGGGACGCGGCAGCCGCCGACTTGGGCGTACACCGCCATACGCTGCGTTACCGGATGCGCCGGGTCGAGGAGATTCTGGGCCGCTCGCTGGACGACCCGGACGTGCGTATGGAGCTGTGGCTGGCCCTGAAGACGACATCGGCGGCGGCGTCGGACCAGGGCACCTGA
- the gabT gene encoding 4-aminobutyrate--2-oxoglutarate transaminase produces MTAIPQERRVVTAIPGPKSIELQARRTAAVASGVGSVLPVFTARAGGGVIEDVDGNRLIDFGSGIAVTSVGASAEAVVRRASAQLADFTHTCFMVTPYEGYVEVAEALAELTPGDHAKKSALFNSGAEAVENAVKIARAYTKRQAVVVFDHGYHGRTNLTMALTAKNMPYKQGFGPFAPEVYRVPVAYGYRWLTGPENAGAEASAQAIDMINKQIGAENVAAIIIEPVLGEGGFIEPAKGFLPAISQFAKDNGIVFVADEIQSGFCRTGQWFACEDEGIVPDLITTAKGIAGGLPLAAVTGRAEIMDAPHAGGLGGTYGGNPVACAGALGAIETMKELDLNGKAKRIEEVMKGRLTAMAEKFDIIGDIRGRGAMIAIELVKDRDSKEPNPAATAALAKACHAEGLLVLTCGTYGNVLRFLPPLVIGEDLLNEGLDIIEQAFAGV; encoded by the coding sequence ATGACCGCAATCCCGCAGGAGCGCCGCGTCGTCACCGCCATCCCCGGCCCGAAGTCGATCGAGCTGCAGGCCCGCCGTACCGCCGCGGTCGCCAGCGGTGTGGGGTCCGTGCTGCCCGTGTTCACCGCCCGCGCCGGCGGCGGTGTCATCGAGGACGTGGACGGCAACCGCCTCATCGACTTCGGCTCCGGCATCGCAGTGACCTCCGTCGGCGCCTCCGCCGAGGCCGTCGTACGCCGCGCGTCCGCGCAGCTCGCCGACTTCACCCACACCTGTTTCATGGTCACGCCCTACGAGGGGTACGTCGAGGTCGCCGAGGCACTCGCCGAGCTGACGCCGGGCGACCACGCGAAGAAGTCCGCGCTGTTCAACTCCGGCGCGGAGGCCGTCGAGAACGCGGTGAAGATCGCCCGCGCCTACACCAAGCGCCAGGCCGTCGTGGTCTTCGACCACGGCTACCACGGCCGGACCAACCTCACGATGGCGCTGACCGCCAAGAACATGCCGTACAAGCAGGGCTTCGGGCCGTTCGCGCCCGAGGTCTACCGGGTGCCCGTGGCGTACGGCTACCGCTGGCTGACCGGCCCCGAGAACGCCGGCGCCGAGGCGTCCGCCCAGGCCATCGACATGATCAACAAGCAGATCGGCGCCGAGAACGTCGCCGCGATCATCATCGAGCCGGTCCTCGGCGAGGGCGGCTTCATCGAGCCGGCCAAGGGCTTCCTGCCCGCGATCTCGCAGTTCGCGAAGGACAACGGGATCGTGTTCGTCGCGGACGAGATCCAGTCCGGCTTCTGCCGCACCGGCCAGTGGTTCGCCTGCGAGGACGAGGGCATCGTCCCGGACCTGATCACCACCGCCAAGGGAATCGCGGGCGGTCTGCCGCTCGCCGCCGTGACCGGCCGCGCCGAGATCATGGACGCCCCGCACGCGGGCGGCCTCGGCGGCACCTACGGCGGCAACCCGGTGGCCTGCGCCGGCGCGCTCGGCGCCATCGAGACCATGAAGGAGCTCGACCTCAACGGCAAGGCGAAGCGCATCGAGGAGGTCATGAAGGGCCGCCTCACCGCGATGGCCGAGAAGTTCGACATCATCGGCGACATCCGCGGCCGCGGCGCGATGATCGCGATCGAGCTGGTCAAGGACCGCGACTCCAAGGAGCCGAACCCGGCCGCCACCGCCGCACTCGCCAAGGCCTGCCACGCCGAGGGTCTGCTGGTCCTCACCTGCGGCACGTACGGCAATGTGCTGCGCTTCCTGCCCCCGCTGGTGATCGGCGAGGACCTGCTCAACGAGGGTCTGGACATCATCGAGCAGGCCTTCGCCGGCGTGTGA
- a CDS encoding ATP-binding protein, whose amino-acid sequence MDSEGTFDARGTRSNPVPRQARPLVVPGIPAVPGHAPTTRPAVVDWLRTPRPAADPGIWRLGHRARPEEEPELVPARRLFAGALIALLSGWLLWSLLWNGYLGRYWIWPLLVLTPDSWRSDPPTWATASYIYYAIVGGALLVFFARIGHVPEIWHRYVRRADKPVTAPPRPPEADPADWPELRAAGLSDAARSLAEATRSGALGDVDYARIRRAWQGVHARPERLAAFTDTVRKHGPAACAHPSGGRDLPVRTATHDLATAQVKIGTAVDDPRNPYARRTTGVALEPALLGTSLLAVGPSGSGKSVRLVRPVVESMCLLALANRAAVVAVTAYGTGLAPDDAFDLVIGVGRPDSTHDLDLYGGADDPDEAARMLAEALVGDLAATHPGGDSRRAATALAQLIGPYQCVHGHFPAVPELRELLGGAPAAVGALRTALEAAADPGAAAQLRELDARERQSARADDIGVLLAERISFLDRPAFAHFFRTDGGGRQFSLRAIEHPLRVRVDLPERGHAEASRIIARLVLAQFTEAALTRSDRSLFAALVLDDATYTVTADSVRAVQRLRSANAGVVFALRTLEDVPEPLRGPLLGAVGCRMAFAGLAPWDGGRFAETWGTEWVQTRDVTNRQIISDEPLTKALHMMRRLVTGKAATAEAITVREVERARWSASDLAHAVPAGHAVLSLTTVRGEHAPPLLVDLRT is encoded by the coding sequence ATGGATTCCGAAGGCACATTCGACGCACGCGGCACACGGTCAAACCCGGTGCCACGGCAGGCGAGGCCACTAGTCGTCCCCGGGATCCCCGCCGTCCCCGGCCATGCGCCCACCACCCGCCCCGCCGTCGTCGACTGGCTGCGCACCCCGCGCCCGGCCGCCGACCCCGGCATCTGGCGGCTCGGCCACCGCGCCCGTCCCGAGGAAGAGCCCGAGCTCGTCCCGGCCCGCCGCCTCTTCGCCGGTGCCCTCATCGCACTGCTCAGCGGCTGGCTGCTGTGGTCGCTCCTGTGGAACGGCTACCTCGGCCGCTACTGGATCTGGCCGCTCCTCGTCCTGACCCCCGACTCCTGGCGCTCCGACCCGCCCACCTGGGCGACGGCCAGCTACATCTACTACGCGATCGTCGGCGGCGCCCTGCTCGTGTTCTTCGCCCGGATCGGCCACGTACCGGAGATCTGGCACCGCTATGTGCGCCGCGCCGACAAGCCGGTCACCGCCCCGCCTCGGCCTCCGGAGGCCGACCCCGCCGACTGGCCCGAGCTGCGCGCGGCCGGCCTGTCCGACGCGGCGCGGAGCCTCGCCGAAGCCACCCGCTCCGGCGCGCTCGGTGATGTCGACTACGCGCGGATCCGGCGCGCCTGGCAGGGTGTCCACGCCCGGCCCGAACGGCTCGCCGCCTTTACCGACACCGTGCGCAAGCACGGCCCGGCCGCCTGCGCCCACCCTTCCGGCGGACGCGACCTGCCCGTCCGCACCGCAACCCACGACCTGGCCACCGCACAGGTCAAGATCGGCACCGCCGTCGACGACCCCCGAAACCCCTACGCCCGCCGCACCACCGGCGTCGCCCTCGAACCCGCTCTCCTCGGCACCTCGCTGCTCGCCGTCGGGCCCTCCGGGTCCGGCAAGAGTGTGCGTCTTGTGCGGCCCGTCGTCGAGTCGATGTGCCTGCTCGCGCTCGCCAACCGCGCGGCCGTCGTCGCCGTCACCGCGTACGGCACCGGCCTCGCCCCCGACGACGCCTTCGACCTCGTCATCGGCGTCGGCCGCCCCGACTCCACCCACGACCTCGACCTCTACGGCGGCGCCGACGACCCCGACGAGGCCGCCCGGATGCTCGCCGAGGCCCTCGTCGGGGATCTCGCCGCCACCCATCCCGGCGGTGACAGCAGGCGCGCCGCCACCGCGCTGGCCCAGCTGATCGGGCCCTACCAGTGCGTCCACGGCCACTTCCCCGCCGTACCCGAGCTGCGTGAGCTGCTCGGCGGCGCGCCCGCCGCGGTCGGCGCGCTGCGCACCGCCCTGGAGGCCGCCGCCGACCCCGGCGCCGCCGCCCAGCTGCGTGAACTGGACGCCAGGGAACGGCAGTCGGCCCGCGCCGACGACATCGGCGTACTGCTCGCCGAGCGGATTTCCTTCCTTGACCGGCCCGCCTTCGCGCACTTCTTCCGTACCGACGGCGGCGGCCGGCAGTTCTCGCTGCGCGCCATCGAGCACCCGCTGCGGGTCCGCGTCGACCTGCCCGAGCGCGGCCACGCCGAGGCCTCGCGGATCATCGCGCGCCTGGTCCTCGCCCAGTTCACCGAGGCCGCGCTGACCCGCTCCGACCGGTCCCTGTTCGCCGCTCTCGTCCTGGACGACGCGACGTACACCGTGACCGCCGACTCTGTGCGCGCGGTACAGCGGCTGCGCTCCGCCAACGCCGGCGTGGTCTTCGCGCTGCGCACTCTGGAGGACGTGCCTGAGCCGCTGCGCGGCCCGCTGCTCGGCGCGGTCGGCTGCCGGATGGCATTCGCCGGGCTCGCGCCCTGGGACGGCGGCCGGTTCGCCGAGACGTGGGGCACCGAGTGGGTGCAGACCCGGGACGTCACCAACCGGCAGATCATCTCCGACGAGCCCCTCACCAAGGCGCTGCACATGATGCGCCGCCTGGTCACCGGTAAGGCGGCCACCGCCGAGGCGATCACCGTGCGGGAGGTCGAGCGGGCCCGCTGGTCGGCGTCCGACCTCGCGCACGCGGTGCCCGCCGGGCACGCGGTGCTCTCGCTGACGACCGTACGGGGCGAGCACGCGCCGCCCCTTCTGGTGGATCTGAGGACCTGA
- a CDS encoding phosphatase PAP2 family protein — protein sequence MRETPRSQGTAGDTTAEPPQPRLGCALAHTTGASGSGTPHRSDGRPPQTPRGARQTGPAGPLGTTPPVPRRPASLLSASLVALCAVVFALITWQVAADGPLRSLDERVELRIAGRGPWTLTGQLADLGSMEVALPVLGAAIAYAVWRGHRTEALYAALAMAAVPALVAPLKALIDRQGPLTEVTGFYPSGHAATAMVAYCGAAMLITPYLRRRWAMPVAVVLTLATGIGLVLHGYHWPLDVIGSWCLCGMLLIVNSIRRRRSSSRTPTG from the coding sequence ATGAGAGAAACACCCCGCTCGCAGGGGACTGCGGGCGACACCACGGCGGAGCCTCCCCAGCCCCGTCTTGGTTGTGCCCTCGCGCACACCACTGGAGCTTCCGGCTCCGGAACTCCTCACCGATCGGATGGCCGCCCGCCCCAAACCCCCCGGGGCGCGCGGCAAACCGGTCCGGCCGGCCCCCTCGGAACTACCCCCCCTGTTCCGAGGCGGCCGGCTTCTCTTCTTTCCGCGTCGCTTGTGGCGCTGTGCGCCGTCGTCTTTGCGTTGATCACCTGGCAGGTGGCCGCGGACGGGCCGTTGCGGTCGCTGGACGAACGCGTCGAGCTCAGGATCGCCGGCCGCGGCCCCTGGACGCTGACCGGTCAGCTGGCCGACCTCGGCAGCATGGAGGTCGCGCTTCCTGTCCTGGGCGCGGCCATCGCGTACGCGGTGTGGCGCGGCCATCGGACCGAGGCGCTGTACGCCGCCCTCGCCATGGCCGCCGTTCCCGCGCTCGTCGCGCCCCTGAAGGCTCTGATCGACCGCCAGGGCCCGCTCACCGAGGTGACCGGCTTCTACCCCTCCGGCCATGCGGCGACCGCGATGGTGGCCTACTGCGGCGCGGCGATGCTCATCACCCCGTATCTCAGGCGCAGATGGGCGATGCCCGTCGCCGTGGTGCTGACCCTGGCGACGGGCATCGGACTCGTCCTGCACGGTTATCACTGGCCGCTGGACGTCATCGGCAGCTGGTGCCTGTGCGGGATGCTGCTGATCGTCAACTCCATCCGTAGGCGTCGAAGTTCTTCGAGAACTCCCACTGGTTGA